From Nicotiana tabacum cultivar K326 chromosome 20, ASM71507v2, whole genome shotgun sequence, one genomic window encodes:
- the LOC107793471 gene encoding uncharacterized protein LOC107793471, translating into MDDKFEMAHAVAKKVKTRVNNIFAIKKYMGEGLRDFLSQFNRVRITLPNVSEGMAVTAFQNGLSREGSRATRKLLSQLMKYPPTTWDEIHNAYHTEVRADDNDLNGPTRWIVLERKHKTKDYITLKQEVVNILQQGHLKKLLSNKGRNNFARVREHQGPPKPSSLARTINMIISDNDDASINSVKFIATRKLKRSIMRERYAGLEESIIFDESNIDGLTFPHNDALVITLQILDTDVKHIMVDNGSGACIIHPRVLTQMRLKDKIVPRCITLTGFNNAVERTSSEITLPILASSITLETMFHIIDRATTYNAIVGRL; encoded by the exons ATGGATGATAAATTCGAAATGGCGCATGCCGTGGCCAAGAAAGTCAAAACAAGAGTAAACAACATCTTCGCCATCAAGAAGTACATGGGAGAGGGATTGAGGGACTTTCTCTCCCAATTCAATAGGGTAAGAATAACCCTACCAAATGTGTCCGAAGGAATGGCAGTCACGGCTTTTCAGAACGGGTTGAGTAGAGAGGGTTCAAGAGCAACCAGAAAATTGCTCAGCCAGTTGATGAAGTAccctccaaccacttgggatgaaatccACAATGCTTACCATACTGAAGTCCGAGCAGATGATAACGACCTCAACGGACCAACTCGATGGATCGTCTTG GAACGAAAACACAAGACAAAAGACTATATCACCCTCAAGCAAGAGGTTGTGAACATATTGCAGCAAGGACACCTCAAAAAGCTGTTGAGCAACAAGGGGAGAAACAACTTCGCTAGAGTTCGTGAACATCAAGGCCCGCCAAAGCCATCGTCGCTGGCTCGtaccatcaacatgatcatcagcGACAACGACGATGCCTCCATCAACAGTGTTAAATTTATTGCCACTCGCAAGCTCAAAAGATCTATCATGCGTGAACGGTATGCcggactcgaagaaagtatcatcttcgatgagTCAAATATCGACGGTTTGACATTCCCTCACAACGATGCTCTTGTCATTACTTTACAAATTTTAGATACTGATGTCAAACATATCATGGTAGATAATGGTAGTGGAGCATGCATTATCCATCCGCGAGTCCTCACCCAGATGAGACTCAAGGACAAGATAGTGCCACGCTGCATCACACTAAccggttttaataatgcagttgaaCGGACATCGAGTGAAATTACACTTCCCATCTTGGCCAGCAGCATAACTCTAGAGACAATGTTCCATATCATAGATAGAGCCACCACATACAATGCCATAGTAGGACGACTATAG